From the Triticum urartu cultivar G1812 chromosome 4, Tu2.1, whole genome shotgun sequence genome, the window GCCCGTGGTGAACGATGTCATGCCGACCTCCTCATGGCCATCCCCAACCTCTCATATGTACTGCACTAACTCCCCAGGGGCATATCAAGTGTTCGGTCCTTATTTTGTCTGCTGATTCCTAGTGCTGGCGTTCGAAAGAGATTAGTGATTGGTGGCTCAGGTACTCTCCTATCTGTTGCTAGACATTGCTAATCTTCCGGCCTCTCTAATCACCCCACGGACGGAGCTCATGTATAGAGGTTGGATGCAACTGGCACCAATGATTCTCATGTAACGAAGAAGCAGCCCCTGTAAAATTTGTTCATGAATGACCCCAAAAATCCATACGTCCAGGTGATGGAATGCACAAATCAATTCTAAACTCACCTACAATCAAAGCTTTGTTGCTTGTGTCACTGTGTGTGTTATGGAAAAATAGCCCATTATATACACGGTTTCAATCCATCCAATCACTTCATTTTCTTCTTTCTCGGCCTATCGCCCGGCCTCCAACCTAGACATTTCTGAAGTATTACTGTGCTACCTAAAATGCAACATGCATGATATTAGTGTTTTATCATTGACTTGTACTTTTCCCCATGTTATTAATGTATGTAGGGTTGCAAGTCGTTCATTCAGGAAGACCTCCTCAACAATTACACTGAGCAGATGGTCAACTACTGCAGAATGGCTATGGACAGTTGTCATGAAGATGCATTGGCTACTGCCTACTGCGGCCTTGTTTTGAAGGAGAAGGATCAACAAATATCAGAATTAGAGACCAAACTATACTCTCTAGCGTCAGAGCTGCATACTTCAGGGGAGAAGGCCACGTCGAATAAGATAATGCTCGCCAAGAAATTACAAGAAGGGAGATACAGATGTATTATATACTTAATACTTTTTTGGCTCGTCATGATCATATATGTTGCTAGAATTTTAATCCCCACTTTGTAAGACTAGATGTCAGCTAGAGAATTTTTTTGTGGGCCTGAGATCATTCATTGTTGAACTAAATGAACGTATTGGATCTTGGCGGTTTTCTTGCTCTTACTGATTCATAATGCGCCGATGGTCCAAGAGAAAGCGTCTGAACATTCAGATCGATTTTGAAACATGATTGATCAATTCCATGTAATGTATGATTGGCACGGGCATGCATGGCCACTGTGATAAGGATTAGCACCAGAGAAACTGCAAGGATGTTCATTCACCTGTCGACTGTTACAAACATAAAGAGAAGATGGGCATGTAATCATGCACTAGAGAAGAGGCCAGTACGCTAACAACAAGAGACAACACTGATGCATCTTCTCAATTGTAATCTCATAAAAGTGATACTGTAGTGTGCGTCTACATCTCATTCAAAGCAGAAATATAACTCTGATGATAAATGCCATCGTAAAAATCTGAATGTATAATACTTGTGTTCCCCTTGTCATCGAAGTCTGTCTATTTGACTTTCCAGGTGTTTTCCTGTACAAAATTAAATAAATTAACATGGTATCGAAACAGGGTTCAACATGTACAATATTTCTGAAAATACATAAACTTCAAAGGTCTTTTCTTCTTAGCACACACTTCGTCATTGTTCTCTTTTCTCTTTCTCCCCCGAGTCATCATACTAACTTTAGTCACAAACCCTTTGTTCTTCACATACCCTAAGTAGAACTTGTACGCTTTGTTCTCGCTTTTAAATGTCTGCCTGACCATCGAGTCATACTCCATAAATTCATCTATCGAGATGCCTTCACCACCCATGTCGTTATCCTGTCATAAGAAACAACAATGCCCGTTACATATGTACATGAAAGAAAATACGCTAGAACTAAACCATATTAATTATAAATTGTCAAAGATTATCATCCGTAACTGAACCAAGAATCTCTGACATCCTTATTACAGAGTAATTTAACCCATTGTTTTCATGTTTATTGTTCAAGATTGCTTCTGTTCACATAGCATGGGCATACAGGCCGTACATACACTTTCATTCCTGTGTGATATGAATGTAAATCGCATCACAGCTTCCAGGTGTGTGTTGGCTCGAATGCTTCGTAAAATATACATATGCATACTTATCCTGAACTGCATAGACACCAAAGCAACTTTATCATCTCTATCCAAAAATTCAGGTTCTGAGAAATCTTGGTTTTCAAAAACCTTATTAAGTTCTTCTAAGAAGTAACACGTTTCCCACAATATCAAACTCATAATCTGAGGTGATGGCTATGGCGTTTGGGGAGGATCAGAGGCAACATACCAATGCGAGGGATCTCCACCACGACCCGCGAAGGAACCGATCTCCGGCGCCGTCCGAACATCGTGCGACTGAGAGAGGGCCGCCGGGCGGCGCGGGGTGGCTGCGCCGTTGAAGATCTTGGGGCCCCATCCAAGATACTGCGGCGGCGACGGCAGGGCGGGAGAAGGAGTGGCCGCCCCTGTGCGACTCAGGCGATGGCCGCCGGGCAGCTAGGCGGCGGCAGAAAATGAAGAACTCTACGAGAATGAGATGGGAAACCTACGAACTAAGATAGGGATAATTCTTTTTTCCAGGTGTGATTACTTATGTTATTAGTCATTGCAATTACTCATATTATTAATCAATAAAATTATCATTAAAAAGGACTAATCTACCCTAACAGCCAATTACCAAAATGTCCTCAAGAGAAAAAATCAGGGATCAATAATGACTATTGGATCAATTATATACTACCCACTATTTACAGGAGTATGATGCACCGTAAAAAGTCTCTAATATTACCTATATTGGTTGCAaagtacgtacatatatacttcAAAAATGAACTAATTAACTGGACCAAAACATACATCTTGTCCACTCACATCTTGTCTACTTGGATAAATATATCTGGCTGAGCTTTCAAACATCGATGCGTCATTACCAAACCATGGGGTACTACAGATCAGCTTTTCAGTCTCTTTTTAGTCCCAATTCAAGTATGTGCTGTTGAGATCCTTAATGAGACCAAGTCAATAGGAGTGCCAATCATACTCATACGGGGAACCAAAATGACTGGACGAGGAGTAGCTGAACGGCCGGCCGTTCATGTAGATGCAAGCAAGAACATCAGAGGCAATGGATTAGTGGCGGCTCAGAGGTAGAGCTCTTCAAGAGTCAGCATCGAGCCAGTGTGATGGCAGTCGTGCCCGATAAGATGGAGCAGCCGAGCACCTAAGTAGCAATGGTTGGGTAGCAACTGAGCTGTGCATGCGTGAAGATGATGGGTTATGCATTCGTGAGAACGTAGTACTGAGCAAACTGCAGCGGCCATTAGTTACTAGCAGCAAATATAAAATGCATCACGTttgggctggggggggggggggggggggggggggggggggggccacGGCCCCCATGGACTCGCACATAGCTCCGCCGTTGATCGTGAAGCTAAAAAAAACCATGTACTACCTTGTCAATTATTGTTCCTCCTTTGGATGGAGGACTCAACGTCACCTGAGCGGTGGCAAGGTCGACACAGAGCGCAATGATGCCGGCAAGCGGATTTGATGTGGCAACCTCGTCTTTCCAGCAGTCGGTGATAGATCCAGGACTGATGTCATATCGGGTTTATCTCGTCCGGAAAACTACAATGACAGTGGCCCTTTGGGCTACATCTAAGGTCTCTAAAAGGCCGATGCTGCAAGGACGCGGCTCTAGTGCAGTGACGCGTGCCCCATTCGCTGCGTTCTAGCATTTTCGTGTGTGCTCTGTATTTTGAAATAGTAATGATACATGTTGACTTTCTTTTTGCGAGGGAATGATACATGTTGACTGGTTTGGTAATAAAAGAAAAATCCAAAATTGAAAAGACAAAGCATAGAAACGTGGCAACTGGCACGCATGTGAAGATCGAACATCTATGATCCATTTGTTTGCTGATGCACACATATATCATGGAAACAATGCATGCATCACGTAAACACAGCAATTTGAGTGGAATACACGGACCTAAGTGCCACATGTGTTGCACAAAGTAATTCCGCCCTGACGTTTTTTGATGACAAGTTTAGTTACAAGAGGATGGCAAATTTAGTTGTGTAAACTTTATGTTTGGCTGGCAAGTTTCAAGTTTTTTTTGAAGGTTTTTTTTGGATGGCAACTTAGTGTAAAAAAGTTAGATCGATATTACTTCATGCCACACATGTGTCACTTATCGTTTGACATTTACATTGGGCGTGTTTGGTTGCCCACACCGAGCCCAACCAGGCCCGCGCGGGAAGGGAGAGACCTGTTTGGTTGTCTAGTTTTCCTGTTGGGCCTACATCGCACGCTTCTCAAAGCAGCCCAGAGGGTGGCTCGCTGGAAACTCTCGGATCGGCAGTTTCTCGCGAGCCAGGCTGAGTGCGGCGCGATGTCGCACGGGCGGGAGCGAGGCGCGGGCGAGGGGGGATGGCGGGAGATGGAAATCTGGCGCGCCGTCCCGGCGCCAAATTAGCCTCACCCCCTTTCACTCGCTCACCCATAGCCACTGCCCCCCTTTCTTCGCTACTGCCTCACCACCGGCGGCGGCTGCGATTTCAGATCTTCGCtataggcggcggcggcggaagaGGCGGCGGCGTTTGCGGCGGATCTGGTGCTCCCCTTATTGTTGGCCACCGTCTGGTCGACCTACTCTGTGCCATGGCTCCCCCTACGCCGTCCTCGTCTCCGATGCCGGTAAGCAGCACCCCCTTCCCCTTTGTTAGCTCGGTGGTTAGGCCTTTAAGCTAGGTGTAGGATCGATTTCCCACTGAACGAACCGTCGATGTCGACTAGGTTATGGACGCACGGATGAGGCTGATAATTCAGGCAGCAGCACTGATTAGTGTGATTCAGGCATGGATCATGTTCATGCACGAGAGAGCTGTTCGTCGTGATGGGAGACCGTTGATCCACTATGGTCCATTGTTTCCCCGGGAACAGGAGAGGATCCAAAATCTGAACTACATCTACAACTTCAATGATGTTGAAGCTCTGTGGATGCTTAGAATGAAAAGAGCACCGTTTGCCAGGCTTGTCGAGACCTTCAGGAACAGGGGCCTGTTACAAGATAACATCAACACCAGTGTCGAAGAGCAACTGACCATGTTCCTCCATGTTGTTGGCCATAACCAGAGGTTCAGGGTCATTCACAACACGTTCAGGAGATCAATGGAGACCATCTCTAGGTACTTCAAGCAGGTGCTTTTTGCTGTTGGGGAGCTTAGAGGAGAGATGATCAGGAGACCATCTGGCCAGACTCCACCCAAGATTCACGGAAACCCAAGATGGTATCCATACTTCAAGGTGAGCATTGATAATATGCACTTTTCATGGCTTGATATGCTTGTATTGTTCAAGTTTAGTACTAACACAGGCTAGTGATGCCATTTTCAGGACTGCATTGGGGCAATAGATGGTACTCATGTCACTGCCAGAGTTTCTAGGTTACAGTATGCAGCATACAGGGGGAGGAAGCACTACACAAGCCATAATGTGCTTGCTGTTGTTGACTTTGATCTGAAGTTCACATATGTGCTGGCTGGCTGGGAGGGGTCAGCGCATGATGCAAATATTCTCACTGACAGCATGAGTCGACCTGATGGGATCAACATCCTTGACGGCAAGTTCTACCTTGGAGATGCTGGCTATGCATGTCGGCCGGGTATTCTTCCACCCTTCAGAAAAATAAGGTACCATCTCAACAAGTTCTCTGGTAGGAACTTTCCTAGGACTGCACAGGATATGTTTAATCTCAGACACTCCAGCCTTAGAGTAACTGTTGAGAGGGCATTTGAAGCTCTGAAGAATAGGTTTAAAATTCTGGATCAGAAGCCATTCCACCCATACTCCACTCAAGTTAAGCTAGTTCTTACTTGTTGCATTCTGCATAACTGGATCCTCCAATGGGGCTTTGATGAACACGTGCCTGAGGAGGAAGAGGTCGAGCCTGACGATGTTGTTAGCTCAAGCCATGGTGTGGAGGCATTTGACAATGACGCTTGGAAGAACAAAAGGTTGAAGTGGGCAGAGGCAATGTGGCTTAACAGAGGTCAGTGCAGGAtttgaagaagaggaagaagaaacaACAGCAGCAGAAGCatagaagaagaggaagaagaagcagcagcagcagaagcagaagaggaagatgaagcAGCAA encodes:
- the LOC125554297 gene encoding putative nuclease HARBI1, translating into MDARMRLIIQAAALISVIQAWIMFMHERAVRRDGRPLIHYGPLFPREQERIQNLNYIYNFNDVEALWMLRMKRAPFARLVETFRNRGLLQDNINTSVEEQLTMFLHVVGHNQRFRVIHNTFRRSMETISRYFKQDCIGAIDGTHVTARVSRLQYAAYRGRKHYTSHNVLAVVDFDLKFTYVLAGWEGSAHDANILTDSMSRPDGINILDGKFYLGDAGYACRPGILPPFRKIRYHLNKFSGRNFPRTAQDMFNLRHSSLRVTVERAFEALKNRFKILDQKPFHPYSTQVKLVLTCCILHNWILQWGFDEHVPEEEEVEPDDVVSSSHGVEAFDNDAWKNKRLKWAEAMWLNRGQCRI